From the genome of Amycolatopsis sp. NBC_01488, one region includes:
- a CDS encoding methyltransferase, with amino-acid sequence MGSDDANTILRMAGLATPMALRVAVTLGLPDRLRGEEVAPDRLAAELGVAPVPLDLLLGHLAKLGFFDNTPAGYRTTEYGENLCGDSLVTVLLNLDTAGGRAELAFTELLHSVTTGEAGYDRRYGRGFWADLTEHPPLRESFDRQMTHRLHAEVPQLAGGYDWGRFATVVDVGGGPGTLLAAILAAHPGTRGRLVDLDVSVATRTFAAHGLEDRAEAITRSFFDPLPAGADAYLLCDILHNWDDEHAGRVLARCVEAARPDGRVLVVEAVGGRRGRTEMDLAMLVMFGGRERRVSEFRALASAHGLVLDAVTDVSGGRSLLEFHIA; translated from the coding sequence ATGGGGAGTGACGACGCGAACACGATTCTGCGCATGGCCGGCCTGGCGACGCCCATGGCGTTGCGCGTGGCGGTGACCCTGGGGTTGCCGGACCGGTTGCGTGGCGAGGAGGTCGCCCCGGACCGGCTGGCGGCCGAGCTCGGCGTCGCGCCGGTCCCGCTCGACCTGCTGCTGGGACACCTCGCGAAGCTGGGGTTCTTCGACAACACCCCGGCCGGCTACCGGACCACGGAGTACGGCGAAAACCTCTGCGGCGACAGCCTCGTCACCGTCCTGCTGAACCTGGACACCGCGGGCGGGCGCGCCGAGCTGGCGTTCACCGAGCTGCTGCACAGCGTCACCACCGGCGAAGCGGGGTACGACCGCCGGTACGGGCGGGGGTTCTGGGCCGACCTGACCGAGCACCCGCCGCTGCGCGAGTCGTTCGACCGGCAGATGACGCACCGGCTGCACGCCGAGGTCCCACAGCTCGCGGGCGGCTACGACTGGGGCCGGTTCGCCACCGTCGTCGACGTCGGCGGCGGCCCGGGCACCCTGCTCGCCGCGATCCTGGCCGCCCACCCCGGGACGCGGGGCCGGCTGGTCGACCTCGACGTCTCGGTGGCCACCCGGACCTTCGCCGCGCACGGGCTCGAAGACCGAGCCGAGGCGATCACGCGCAGCTTCTTCGACCCGCTCCCGGCGGGAGCGGACGCCTACCTGCTGTGCGACATCCTGCACAACTGGGACGACGAGCACGCCGGTCGCGTGCTCGCCCGCTGCGTCGAGGCGGCTCGCCCGGACGGCCGGGTGCTGGTCGTCGAGGCGGTCGGCGGGCGGCGGGGCCGCACCGAGATGGACCTGGCCATGCTCGTCATGTTCGGCGGCCGGGAACGCCGCGTCTCCGAGTTCCGTGCGCTCGCCTCGGCCCACGGCCTGGTGCTCGACGCGGTCACGGACGTCAGCGGCGGGCGGTCCCTGCTCGAGTTCCACATTGCATAA